Proteins from a single region of Macrotis lagotis isolate mMagLag1 chromosome 2, bilby.v1.9.chrom.fasta, whole genome shotgun sequence:
- the HCRT gene encoding hypocretin neuropeptide precursor, with amino-acid sequence MLLASTYSRASGTMDPTTPKAPWATVTLLLLLLVLPAMLPARATAQPMPNCCRQKTCSCRLYDLLHGAGNHAAGILTLGKRRAGLSGLQGRLQRLLQASGNHAAGILTVGRRAGASGEPLPGPSGAPGYSSCSRVSGTLSCIGHLCTDSPAAQNPVQSWQG; translated from the exons ATGCTTCTGGCTTCCACTTATTCCAGAGCTTCTGGCACCATGGATCCAACCACTCCAAAG GCTCCTTGGGCCACGGTGACGCTGCTGCTCCTCTTGCTGGTGCTTCCGGCGATGCTACCTGCTCGAGCAACTGCCCAGCCCATGCCCAACTGCTGCCGACAGAAAACTTGCTCCTGTCGTCTCTACGACCTGCTACATGGAGCCGGCAACCACGCAGCGGGCATCCTCACCTTGGGGAAACGGAGGGCGGGCCTATCTGGGCTCCAGGGACGACTCCAGAGGCTCCTGCAAGCCAGTGGCAACCATGCAGCAGGCATCCTCACAGTGGGGCGTCGTGCTGGCGCAAGTGGAGAACCCCTCCCCGGTCCCTCCGGAGCCCCGGGCTACAGCAGCTGTTCCCGGGTCTCTGGCACCTTGTCCTGCATTGGGCATCTGTGTACCGACAGCCCCGCAGCACAGAACCCTGTCCAGAGCTGGCAAGGGTAG